In a genomic window of Erinaceus europaeus chromosome 12, mEriEur2.1, whole genome shotgun sequence:
- the CDK5R1 gene encoding cyclin-dependent kinase 5 activator 1 has product MGTVLSLSPSYRKASLFEDGAATVGHYTAVQNSKNAKDKNLKRHSIISVLPWKRIVAVSAKKKNSKKVQPNSSYQNNITHLNNENLKKSLSCANLSTFAQPPPAQPPAPPASQLSGSQTGVSSSVKKAPHPAVTSAGTPKRVIVQASTSELLRCLGEFLCRRCYRLKHLSPTDPVLWLRSVDRSLLLQGWQDQGFITPANVVFLYMLCRDVISSEVGSDHELQAVLLTCLYLSYSYMGNEISYPLKPFLVESCKEAFWDRCLSVINLMSSKMLQINADPHYFTQVFSDLKNESGQEDKKRLLLGLDR; this is encoded by the coding sequence ATGGGCACGGTGctgtccctgtcccccagctACCGCAAGGCCTCGCTGTTTGAGGATGGCGCGGCCACGGTGGGCCACTACACGGCCGTGCAGAACAGTAAGAACGCCAAGGACAAGAACCTGAAGCGCCACTCCATTATCTCCGTGCTCCCTTGGAAGAGGATCGTGGCCGTGTCGGCCAAGAAGAAGAACTCCAAGAAGGTGCAGCCCAACAGCAGCTACCAGAACAACATCACGCACCTCAACAATGAGAACCTGAAGAAGTCGCTGTCGTGCGCCAACCTGTCCACCTTCGCCCAGCCCCCACCGGCCCAGCCGCCCGCGCCTCCCGCCAGCCAGCTCTCGGGCTCACAGACCGGGGTCTCCTCCTCCGTCAAGAAGGCCCCGCACCCGGCCGTCACCTCCGCAGGGACGCCCAAACGGGTCATTGTCCAGGCATCCACCAGCGAGCTGCTGCGCTGCCTGGGCGAGTTTCTCTGCCGCCGGTGCTACCGCCTGAAGCACCTGTCCCCCACGGACCCCGTGCTCTGGCTGCGCAGCGTGGACCGCTCGCTGCTGCTGCAGGGTTGGCAGGACCAAGGCTTCATCACGCCGGCCAACGTGGTCTTCCTCTACATGCTCTGCAGGGATGTCATCTCCTCGGAAGTGGGCTCCGACCACGAGCTCCAGGCCGTCCTGCTGACCTGCCTGTACCTCTCCTACTCCTACATGGGCAATGAGATCTCCTACCCGCTCAAGCCCTTCCTGGTAGAGAGCTGCAAGGAGGCCTTTTGGGACCGCTGCCTCTCGGTCATCAACCTCATGAGCTCCAAGATGCTGCAGATCAACGCCGACCCACACTACTTCACACAGGTGTTCTCCGACCTGAAGAACGAGAGTGGCCAGGAGGACAAGAAACGGCTCCTCCTAGGGCTGGACCGGTGA